A genome region from Panthera leo isolate Ple1 chromosome A2, P.leo_Ple1_pat1.1, whole genome shotgun sequence includes the following:
- the IL17RC gene encoding interleukin-17 receptor C isoform X2: protein MPVPWFLLSLALGRSPMVLSLERLVGPQDTARCSPGLSCHLWDGDVLCLPGSIVSAPGPVLVPTRLQTELVLRCYQETDCDLCVRVAIHLAVHGHWEEPKGEEKFGGAADPELEESRNAFLQAQVVLSFQAYPTARCVLLEVQVPAALVQPGQSVGSVVFDCFEAALGAEVRIWSYTQPRYQKELNLTQHLPDCKGLEVRDSIQSCWALPWLNVSADGDDVHLVLDVSEDQRFGLSLYWNQVQGPTKPWWHRNLTGPQTITLNHTDLFPCLCIQVWPLEPDSVRTSICPFREDPRAHRNLWRAARLQLLPPRGWRLDAPCSLPAEATLCWQAPGGGPCQSLVPPLPPANVTVNKALELPLLNVHPNLCVQVSSWEKLQLQECLWVDSLGPLKDDMLLVETRDPHNNRSLCALEPSGCTPLLSRASTRAARLGEQLLQDLQSGQCLQLWDDDLRALWACPMDKYVHQRWALVWLACLLFAAVLFLLFLFRKDQVKAATRGRAALLLYSAEDSGFERLVSALASALCQLPLRVAVDLWSRRELSAQGPLAWFHAQRRQTLQEGGVVVLLFSPGAVVLCREWLQDGASTPAPQGPHDAFAASLSCVLPDFLQGRAPGRYVGAYFDGLLHSDAVPALFRSVPVFSLPSQLPGFLGTLQEPGDPRPGLLRERARLVSQALQPALDQLLKAPGDPGDPEDGTRDGT from the exons AGCTGGTGCTGAGGTGCTACCAGGAGACTGACTGTGACCTCTGTGTGCGTGTGGCCATCCACTTGGCTGTGCATG GGCACTGGGAAGAGCCTAAAGGTGAGGAAAAGTTTGGAGGAGCAGCTGATCCAGAGCTTGAGGAGTCTAGAAACG CCTTTCTCCAGGCCCAAGTCGTGCTCTCCTTCCAGGCCTACCCCACCGCCCGCTGCGTCCTACTGGAGGTGCAAGTGCCTGCTGCCCTTGTGCAGCCTGGTCAGTCTGTG GGTTCTGTAGTATTTGACTGCTTCGAGGCTGCTCTGGGGGCTGAGGTGCGAATCTGGTCCTACACTCAGCCCAGGTACCAGAAGGAACTCAACCTCACCCAGCATTTGCCTG ACTGCAAGGGGCTGGAAGTCCGGGACAGCATCCAGAGCTGCTGGG ccctgccctggctcAATGTGTCTGCCGATGGTGATGATGTGCACCTGGTGCTGGACGTCTCTGAGGATCAGCGCTTTGGCCTCTCGCTGTACTGGAACCAGGTCCAGGGTCCTACAAAACCCTGGTGGCACAGAAACCTG ACTGGGCCACAAACCATTACCTTGAACCATACAGATCTATTTCCCTGCCTTTGTATTCAG GTGTGGCCGCTAGAGCCCGACTCTGTCAGGACAAGCATCTGCCCTTTTAGGGAAG ACCCCCGGGCACATCGGAACCTCTGGCGTGCAgcccggctgcagctgctgcCCCCAAGGGGCTGGCGGCTAGATGCACCCTGCTCGCTGCCTGCTGAGGCCACTCTGTGTTGGCAGGCACCAGGAGGGGGCCCCTGTCAGTCGCTGGTCCCGCCGCTGCCACCAGCAAATGTCACTGTAAAC AAGGCACTTGAATTGCCATTGCTGAATGTCCACCCCAACCTCTGTGTCCAG GTGAGCAGCTGGGAGAAGCTGCAGCTGCAAGAGTGCTTGTGGGTTG ACTCCCTTGGGCCCCTCAAGGATGATATGCTGTTGGTGGAGACACGAGACCCCCACAACAACAGATCACTCTGTGCCTTGGAACCCAGTGGCTGCACCCCACTACTTAGCAGGGCCTCCACG AGGGCAGCTCGCCTTGGAGAACAATTACTACAAGATCTGCAGTCAGGCCAGTGTCTGCAG CTGTGGGATGATGATCTGAGGGCACTGTGGGCCTGCCCCATGGACAAGT ACGTTCACCAGCGCTGGGCTCTGGTGTGGCTGGCCTGCCTACTTTTTGCCGctgtgcttttccttctcttccttttcagaaAGGACCAAGTGAAAG CTGCCACCAGGGGCCGGGCGGCTCTGCTCCTCTACTCGGCGGAGGACTCTGGCTTCGAGCGCTTAGTGAGCGCCCTGGCGTCGGCGCTGTGCCAGCTGCCGTTGCGCGTGGCCGTGGACCTGTGGAGCCGTCGTGAACTGAGCGCGCAGGGACCCCTGGCCTGGTTCCACGCGCAGAGGCGCCAGACCCTTCAGGAGGGCGGCGTGGTGGTGCTGCTCTTCTCACCTGGGGCCGTGGTGCTGTGCCGGGAGTGGCTGCAGGACGGGGCTTCGACTCCCGCCCCGCAGGGCCCGCACGACGCCTTTGCCGCCTCGCTCAGCTGCGTGCTGCCTGACTTCCTGCAGGGCCGGGCGCCTGGCCGCTACGTCGGGGCCTACTTCGACGGACTGCTCCACTCAGATGCCGTGCCTGCCCTTTTCCGCAGCGTGCCGgtcttctccctgccctcccagctgCCCGGCTTCCTGGGGACCCTGCAGGAACCCGGCGACCCCCGCCCGGGGCTGCTGAGGGAGAGGGCGAGGCTAGTGTCTCAGGCCCTGCAGCCTGCCCTGGACCAGCTGCTTAAGGCTCCCGGGGATCCCGGGGACCCTGAGGACGGGACGAGGGATGGCACGTGA
- the IL17RC gene encoding interleukin-17 receptor C isoform X1 translates to MPVPWFLLSLALGRSPMVLSLERLVGPQDTARCSPGLSCHLWDGDVLCLPGSIVSAPGPVLVPTRLQTELVLRCYQETDCDLCVRVAIHLAVHGHWEEPKGEEKFGGAADPELEESRNAFLQAQVVLSFQAYPTARCVLLEVQVPAALVQPGQSVGSVVFDCFEAALGAEVRIWSYTQPRYQKELNLTQHLPDCKGLEVRDSIQSCWALPWLNVSADGDDVHLVLDVSEDQRFGLSLYWNQVQGPTKPWWHRNLTGPQTITLNHTDLFPCLCIQVWPLEPDSVRTSICPFREDPRAHRNLWRAARLQLLPPRGWRLDAPCSLPAEATLCWQAPGGGPCQSLVPPLPPANVTVNKALELPLLNVHPNLCVQVSSWEKLQLQECLWVDSLGPLKDDMLLVETRDPHNNRSLCALEPSGCTPLLSRASTRAARLGEQLLQDLQSGQCLQLWDDDLRALWACPMDKYVHQRWALVWLACLLFAAVLFLLFLFRKDQVKGWLRLLKEDIRAGPATRGRAALLLYSAEDSGFERLVSALASALCQLPLRVAVDLWSRRELSAQGPLAWFHAQRRQTLQEGGVVVLLFSPGAVVLCREWLQDGASTPAPQGPHDAFAASLSCVLPDFLQGRAPGRYVGAYFDGLLHSDAVPALFRSVPVFSLPSQLPGFLGTLQEPGDPRPGLLRERARLVSQALQPALDQLLKAPGDPGDPEDGTRDGT, encoded by the exons AGCTGGTGCTGAGGTGCTACCAGGAGACTGACTGTGACCTCTGTGTGCGTGTGGCCATCCACTTGGCTGTGCATG GGCACTGGGAAGAGCCTAAAGGTGAGGAAAAGTTTGGAGGAGCAGCTGATCCAGAGCTTGAGGAGTCTAGAAACG CCTTTCTCCAGGCCCAAGTCGTGCTCTCCTTCCAGGCCTACCCCACCGCCCGCTGCGTCCTACTGGAGGTGCAAGTGCCTGCTGCCCTTGTGCAGCCTGGTCAGTCTGTG GGTTCTGTAGTATTTGACTGCTTCGAGGCTGCTCTGGGGGCTGAGGTGCGAATCTGGTCCTACACTCAGCCCAGGTACCAGAAGGAACTCAACCTCACCCAGCATTTGCCTG ACTGCAAGGGGCTGGAAGTCCGGGACAGCATCCAGAGCTGCTGGG ccctgccctggctcAATGTGTCTGCCGATGGTGATGATGTGCACCTGGTGCTGGACGTCTCTGAGGATCAGCGCTTTGGCCTCTCGCTGTACTGGAACCAGGTCCAGGGTCCTACAAAACCCTGGTGGCACAGAAACCTG ACTGGGCCACAAACCATTACCTTGAACCATACAGATCTATTTCCCTGCCTTTGTATTCAG GTGTGGCCGCTAGAGCCCGACTCTGTCAGGACAAGCATCTGCCCTTTTAGGGAAG ACCCCCGGGCACATCGGAACCTCTGGCGTGCAgcccggctgcagctgctgcCCCCAAGGGGCTGGCGGCTAGATGCACCCTGCTCGCTGCCTGCTGAGGCCACTCTGTGTTGGCAGGCACCAGGAGGGGGCCCCTGTCAGTCGCTGGTCCCGCCGCTGCCACCAGCAAATGTCACTGTAAAC AAGGCACTTGAATTGCCATTGCTGAATGTCCACCCCAACCTCTGTGTCCAG GTGAGCAGCTGGGAGAAGCTGCAGCTGCAAGAGTGCTTGTGGGTTG ACTCCCTTGGGCCCCTCAAGGATGATATGCTGTTGGTGGAGACACGAGACCCCCACAACAACAGATCACTCTGTGCCTTGGAACCCAGTGGCTGCACCCCACTACTTAGCAGGGCCTCCACG AGGGCAGCTCGCCTTGGAGAACAATTACTACAAGATCTGCAGTCAGGCCAGTGTCTGCAG CTGTGGGATGATGATCTGAGGGCACTGTGGGCCTGCCCCATGGACAAGT ACGTTCACCAGCGCTGGGCTCTGGTGTGGCTGGCCTGCCTACTTTTTGCCGctgtgcttttccttctcttccttttcagaaAGGACCAAGTGAAAG GGTGGCTGAGGCTCTTGAAGGAGGACATCCGCGCGGGGC CTGCCACCAGGGGCCGGGCGGCTCTGCTCCTCTACTCGGCGGAGGACTCTGGCTTCGAGCGCTTAGTGAGCGCCCTGGCGTCGGCGCTGTGCCAGCTGCCGTTGCGCGTGGCCGTGGACCTGTGGAGCCGTCGTGAACTGAGCGCGCAGGGACCCCTGGCCTGGTTCCACGCGCAGAGGCGCCAGACCCTTCAGGAGGGCGGCGTGGTGGTGCTGCTCTTCTCACCTGGGGCCGTGGTGCTGTGCCGGGAGTGGCTGCAGGACGGGGCTTCGACTCCCGCCCCGCAGGGCCCGCACGACGCCTTTGCCGCCTCGCTCAGCTGCGTGCTGCCTGACTTCCTGCAGGGCCGGGCGCCTGGCCGCTACGTCGGGGCCTACTTCGACGGACTGCTCCACTCAGATGCCGTGCCTGCCCTTTTCCGCAGCGTGCCGgtcttctccctgccctcccagctgCCCGGCTTCCTGGGGACCCTGCAGGAACCCGGCGACCCCCGCCCGGGGCTGCTGAGGGAGAGGGCGAGGCTAGTGTCTCAGGCCCTGCAGCCTGCCCTGGACCAGCTGCTTAAGGCTCCCGGGGATCCCGGGGACCCTGAGGACGGGACGAGGGATGGCACGTGA
- the IL17RC gene encoding interleukin-17 receptor C isoform X3, giving the protein MGTGKSLKVRKSLEEQLIQSLRSLETPFSRPKSCSPSRPTPPPAASYWRCKCLLPLCSLGSVVFDCFEAALGAEVRIWSYTQPRYQKELNLTQHLPDCKGLEVRDSIQSCWALPWLNVSADGDDVHLVLDVSEDQRFGLSLYWNQVQGPTKPWWHRNLTGPQTITLNHTDLFPCLCIQFLFQVWPLEPDSVRTSICPFREDPRAHRNLWRAARLQLLPPRGWRLDAPCSLPAEATLCWQAPGGGPCQSLVPPLPPANVTVNKALELPLLNVHPNLCVQVSSWEKLQLQECLWVDSLGPLKDDMLLVETRDPHNNRSLCALEPSGCTPLLSRASTRAARLGEQLLQDLQSGQCLQLWDDDLRALWACPMDKYVHQRWALVWLACLLFAAVLFLLFLFRKDQVKGWLRLLKEDIRAGPATRGRAALLLYSAEDSGFERLVSALASALCQLPLRVAVDLWSRRELSAQGPLAWFHAQRRQTLQEGGVVVLLFSPGAVVLCREWLQDGASTPAPQGPHDAFAASLSCVLPDFLQGRAPGRYVGAYFDGLLHSDAVPALFRSVPVFSLPSQLPGFLGTLQEPGDPRPGLLRERARLVSQALQPALDQLLKAPGDPGDPEDGTRDGT; this is encoded by the exons ATG GGCACTGGGAAGAGCCTAAAGGTGAGGAAAAGTTTGGAGGAGCAGCTGATCCAGAGCTTGAGGAGTCTAGAAACG CCTTTCTCCAGGCCCAAGTCGTGCTCTCCTTCCAGGCCTACCCCACCGCCCGCTGCGTCCTACTGGAGGTGCAAGTGCCTGCTGCCCTTGTGCAGCCTG GGTTCTGTAGTATTTGACTGCTTCGAGGCTGCTCTGGGGGCTGAGGTGCGAATCTGGTCCTACACTCAGCCCAGGTACCAGAAGGAACTCAACCTCACCCAGCATTTGCCTG ACTGCAAGGGGCTGGAAGTCCGGGACAGCATCCAGAGCTGCTGGG ccctgccctggctcAATGTGTCTGCCGATGGTGATGATGTGCACCTGGTGCTGGACGTCTCTGAGGATCAGCGCTTTGGCCTCTCGCTGTACTGGAACCAGGTCCAGGGTCCTACAAAACCCTGGTGGCACAGAAACCTG ACTGGGCCACAAACCATTACCTTGAACCATACAGATCTATTTCCCTGCCTTTGTATTCAG TTTCTTTTCCAGGTGTGGCCGCTAGAGCCCGACTCTGTCAGGACAAGCATCTGCCCTTTTAGGGAAG ACCCCCGGGCACATCGGAACCTCTGGCGTGCAgcccggctgcagctgctgcCCCCAAGGGGCTGGCGGCTAGATGCACCCTGCTCGCTGCCTGCTGAGGCCACTCTGTGTTGGCAGGCACCAGGAGGGGGCCCCTGTCAGTCGCTGGTCCCGCCGCTGCCACCAGCAAATGTCACTGTAAAC AAGGCACTTGAATTGCCATTGCTGAATGTCCACCCCAACCTCTGTGTCCAG GTGAGCAGCTGGGAGAAGCTGCAGCTGCAAGAGTGCTTGTGGGTTG ACTCCCTTGGGCCCCTCAAGGATGATATGCTGTTGGTGGAGACACGAGACCCCCACAACAACAGATCACTCTGTGCCTTGGAACCCAGTGGCTGCACCCCACTACTTAGCAGGGCCTCCACG AGGGCAGCTCGCCTTGGAGAACAATTACTACAAGATCTGCAGTCAGGCCAGTGTCTGCAG CTGTGGGATGATGATCTGAGGGCACTGTGGGCCTGCCCCATGGACAAGT ACGTTCACCAGCGCTGGGCTCTGGTGTGGCTGGCCTGCCTACTTTTTGCCGctgtgcttttccttctcttccttttcagaaAGGACCAAGTGAAAG GGTGGCTGAGGCTCTTGAAGGAGGACATCCGCGCGGGGC CTGCCACCAGGGGCCGGGCGGCTCTGCTCCTCTACTCGGCGGAGGACTCTGGCTTCGAGCGCTTAGTGAGCGCCCTGGCGTCGGCGCTGTGCCAGCTGCCGTTGCGCGTGGCCGTGGACCTGTGGAGCCGTCGTGAACTGAGCGCGCAGGGACCCCTGGCCTGGTTCCACGCGCAGAGGCGCCAGACCCTTCAGGAGGGCGGCGTGGTGGTGCTGCTCTTCTCACCTGGGGCCGTGGTGCTGTGCCGGGAGTGGCTGCAGGACGGGGCTTCGACTCCCGCCCCGCAGGGCCCGCACGACGCCTTTGCCGCCTCGCTCAGCTGCGTGCTGCCTGACTTCCTGCAGGGCCGGGCGCCTGGCCGCTACGTCGGGGCCTACTTCGACGGACTGCTCCACTCAGATGCCGTGCCTGCCCTTTTCCGCAGCGTGCCGgtcttctccctgccctcccagctgCCCGGCTTCCTGGGGACCCTGCAGGAACCCGGCGACCCCCGCCCGGGGCTGCTGAGGGAGAGGGCGAGGCTAGTGTCTCAGGCCCTGCAGCCTGCCCTGGACCAGCTGCTTAAGGCTCCCGGGGATCCCGGGGACCCTGAGGACGGGACGAGGGATGGCACGTGA
- the IL17RC gene encoding interleukin-17 receptor C isoform X4 has translation MGTGKSLKVRKSLEEQLIQSLRSLETGSVVFDCFEAALGAEVRIWSYTQPRYQKELNLTQHLPDCKGLEVRDSIQSCWALPWLNVSADGDDVHLVLDVSEDQRFGLSLYWNQVQGPTKPWWHRNLTGPQTITLNHTDLFPCLCIQFLFQVWPLEPDSVRTSICPFREDPRAHRNLWRAARLQLLPPRGWRLDAPCSLPAEATLCWQAPGGGPCQSLVPPLPPANVTVNKALELPLLNVHPNLCVQVSSWEKLQLQECLWVDSLGPLKDDMLLVETRDPHNNRSLCALEPSGCTPLLSRASTRAARLGEQLLQDLQSGQCLQLWDDDLRALWACPMDKYVHQRWALVWLACLLFAAVLFLLFLFRKDQVKGWLRLLKEDIRAGPATRGRAALLLYSAEDSGFERLVSALASALCQLPLRVAVDLWSRRELSAQGPLAWFHAQRRQTLQEGGVVVLLFSPGAVVLCREWLQDGASTPAPQGPHDAFAASLSCVLPDFLQGRAPGRYVGAYFDGLLHSDAVPALFRSVPVFSLPSQLPGFLGTLQEPGDPRPGLLRERARLVSQALQPALDQLLKAPGDPGDPEDGTRDGT, from the exons ATG GGCACTGGGAAGAGCCTAAAGGTGAGGAAAAGTTTGGAGGAGCAGCTGATCCAGAGCTTGAGGAGTCTAGAAACG GGTTCTGTAGTATTTGACTGCTTCGAGGCTGCTCTGGGGGCTGAGGTGCGAATCTGGTCCTACACTCAGCCCAGGTACCAGAAGGAACTCAACCTCACCCAGCATTTGCCTG ACTGCAAGGGGCTGGAAGTCCGGGACAGCATCCAGAGCTGCTGGG ccctgccctggctcAATGTGTCTGCCGATGGTGATGATGTGCACCTGGTGCTGGACGTCTCTGAGGATCAGCGCTTTGGCCTCTCGCTGTACTGGAACCAGGTCCAGGGTCCTACAAAACCCTGGTGGCACAGAAACCTG ACTGGGCCACAAACCATTACCTTGAACCATACAGATCTATTTCCCTGCCTTTGTATTCAG TTTCTTTTCCAGGTGTGGCCGCTAGAGCCCGACTCTGTCAGGACAAGCATCTGCCCTTTTAGGGAAG ACCCCCGGGCACATCGGAACCTCTGGCGTGCAgcccggctgcagctgctgcCCCCAAGGGGCTGGCGGCTAGATGCACCCTGCTCGCTGCCTGCTGAGGCCACTCTGTGTTGGCAGGCACCAGGAGGGGGCCCCTGTCAGTCGCTGGTCCCGCCGCTGCCACCAGCAAATGTCACTGTAAAC AAGGCACTTGAATTGCCATTGCTGAATGTCCACCCCAACCTCTGTGTCCAG GTGAGCAGCTGGGAGAAGCTGCAGCTGCAAGAGTGCTTGTGGGTTG ACTCCCTTGGGCCCCTCAAGGATGATATGCTGTTGGTGGAGACACGAGACCCCCACAACAACAGATCACTCTGTGCCTTGGAACCCAGTGGCTGCACCCCACTACTTAGCAGGGCCTCCACG AGGGCAGCTCGCCTTGGAGAACAATTACTACAAGATCTGCAGTCAGGCCAGTGTCTGCAG CTGTGGGATGATGATCTGAGGGCACTGTGGGCCTGCCCCATGGACAAGT ACGTTCACCAGCGCTGGGCTCTGGTGTGGCTGGCCTGCCTACTTTTTGCCGctgtgcttttccttctcttccttttcagaaAGGACCAAGTGAAAG GGTGGCTGAGGCTCTTGAAGGAGGACATCCGCGCGGGGC CTGCCACCAGGGGCCGGGCGGCTCTGCTCCTCTACTCGGCGGAGGACTCTGGCTTCGAGCGCTTAGTGAGCGCCCTGGCGTCGGCGCTGTGCCAGCTGCCGTTGCGCGTGGCCGTGGACCTGTGGAGCCGTCGTGAACTGAGCGCGCAGGGACCCCTGGCCTGGTTCCACGCGCAGAGGCGCCAGACCCTTCAGGAGGGCGGCGTGGTGGTGCTGCTCTTCTCACCTGGGGCCGTGGTGCTGTGCCGGGAGTGGCTGCAGGACGGGGCTTCGACTCCCGCCCCGCAGGGCCCGCACGACGCCTTTGCCGCCTCGCTCAGCTGCGTGCTGCCTGACTTCCTGCAGGGCCGGGCGCCTGGCCGCTACGTCGGGGCCTACTTCGACGGACTGCTCCACTCAGATGCCGTGCCTGCCCTTTTCCGCAGCGTGCCGgtcttctccctgccctcccagctgCCCGGCTTCCTGGGGACCCTGCAGGAACCCGGCGACCCCCGCCCGGGGCTGCTGAGGGAGAGGGCGAGGCTAGTGTCTCAGGCCCTGCAGCCTGCCCTGGACCAGCTGCTTAAGGCTCCCGGGGATCCCGGGGACCCTGAGGACGGGACGAGGGATGGCACGTGA